One region of Ictalurus furcatus strain D&B chromosome 17, Billie_1.0, whole genome shotgun sequence genomic DNA includes:
- the pgm2l1 gene encoding glucose 1,6-bisphosphate synthase, giving the protein MWSNKDLDANDNALVSTGDATLDKLVNQWISWDKNAATQAQIKSLIQETHVEELRRRLCSRLTFGTAGLRAAMGAGFSRVNDLTVIQSTQGMYVYLAKCFPDLWSRGLVVGYDTRAQECSGCTSERLASLTAAVMLSKGVPVYLFSTYVPTPFVPYAVKKCGTVAGVMITASHNRKEDNGYKVYWENGAQISSPHDKEILRCIEQNAEPWAESWNQDLAESSSLRTDPLKDICSWYMEELSTLCFHRELNRQSPLKFVHSSFHGVGHAYVQKAFQAFGFPPPIPVPEQMDPDPNFSTVSCPNPEEGESVLELSLHLAEREGARIVLATDPDADRLAVAEQCDKCGWKIFTGNELAALLGWWMLLNWKETHPDPAEIECVYMLATAVSSRILKTMAEMEGFHFEETLPGFKWIGNKIHELAKTGKEVIFSFEESIGFLCGRMVPDKDGVSAAVVVAEMAVYLHTKNVTLNQQLQNIYETYGYHISRTSYVTCNDPPTVKRIFDHLRNFEGEGVYPKKCGGCCITHIRDVTTGYDSSQPDKKCVLPVSKNSQMVTFTFQNGIVATLRTSGTEPKIKYYTEFCAPPGKRDISSLEEELAKVTCALLEEYLEPEKNNLIQRSV; this is encoded by the exons ATGTGGTCAAATAAAGATCTCGACGCTAACGACAATGCTCTAGTGAGCACTGGAGATGCCACTTTGGACAAGCTGGTAAATCAGTGGATCAGCTGGGATAAg AATGCAGCAACGCAGGCACAGATTAAAAGCCTGATCCAGGAAACCCATGTAGAAGAACTCAGGAGGAGACTGTGCTCACGGTTGACTTTTGGAACAGCTGGATTAAGAGCAGCTATGGGAGCTGGATTTTCCCGTGTTAATGATCTCACTGTCATCCAGTCAACACAG GGGATGTATGTATACTTGGCTAAATGTTTCCCTGATCTGTGGAGCAGAGGTTTGGTGGTTGGATATGACACACGAGCACAGGAGTGCAGTGGCTGCACCAGTGAACG ACTTGCAAGTTTGACTGCAGCGGTCATGCTTAGTAAGGGTGTTCCAGTTTATCTGTTTTCAACATATGTGCCTACCCCGTTTGTG CCCTATGCTGTAAAGAAGTGCGGAACTGTTGCAGGTGTAATGATCACTGCCTCTCACAACAGAAAAGAGGATAATGGATACAAG gTATACTGGGAGAACGGTGCTCAGATTTCTTCTCCACATGATAAGGAGATCCTACGTTGTATAGAACAAAATGCAGAGCCCTGGGCTGAGTCTTGGAATCAAGACCTGGCTGAGAGCAGCTCATTAAGGACTGATCCATTGAAAGACATTTGCAGCTGGTATATGGAGGAGCTGAGTACTCTCTGCTTCCACAG AGAGCTCAACAGACAGTCTCCCTTGAAGTTTgtgcattcatcttttcatgGAGTTGGACATGCCTATGTCCAGAAGGCGTTTCAGGCATTTGGCTTTCCACCTCCTATCCCTGTACCAGAGCAGATGGATCCAGATCCAAACTTTTCGACTGTCAGCTGCCCTAACCCTGAAGAGGGAGAGTCAGTTTTG GAGCTGTCTCTTCACCttgctgagagagagggagccaGGATTGTGCTGGCCACAGACCCTGATGCTGATCGCCTGGCTGTTGCAGAGCAGTGTGATAA ATGTGGCTGGAAAATTTTTACTGGGAATGAACTGGCTGCTTTGCTGGGCTGGTGGATGCTGTTAAACTGGAAGGAGACTCACCCAGATCCAGCTGAgattgagtgtgtgtacatgctgGCCACTGCAGTCTCCTCTAGAATCCTCAAGACCATGGCAGAGATGGAGGGCTTCCATTTTGAG GAAACACTACCTGGCTTCAAATGGATTGGAAATAAAATCCACGAGTTAGCTAAAACAGGAAAGGAGGTCATTTTTTCCTTTGAGGAGTCCATTG GTTTTCTGTGTGGAAGAATGGTCCCTGATAAGGATGGAGTTAGTGCTGCTGTAGTTGTTGCTGAGATGGCAGTATATTTGCATACAAAAAATGTAACACTTAACCAGCAACTTCAAAACATCTATGAAAC TTATGGCTACCACATTTCAAGAACTTCCTATGTTACCTGCAATGACCCCCCAACTGTCAAGagaatatttgatcatttacgTAACTTTGAAGGCGAAGGTGTTTACCCAAAGAAGTGTGGCGGATGCTGCATTACGCACATCAGAGATGTGACTACAGGATATGATAGCAGCCAACCTGACAAAAAATGT GTCCTACCAGTGTCCAAAAACAGCCAAATGGTGACATTCACATTTCAAAATGGTATTGTTGCCACCCTTAGGACTAGTGGGACAGAGCCCAAAATCAAGTACTACACAGAGTTCTGTGCACCACCTGGAAAAAG AGATATTTCAAGTCTTGAAGAGGAGTTAGCAAAAGTGACCTGTGCTCTACTGGAGGAGTATCTGGAGCCTGAGAAGAACAATCTGATCCAAAGATCAGTATAG